Proteins from a single region of Streptomyces vinaceus:
- a CDS encoding serine hydrolase domain-containing protein, giving the protein MRTSRARRNTALLAPCAALLIAGAGLPLAPSAAPALADPSPAPVPAATMTAPAPTRIPPPLKPIEPAAFQATVERAAKKLSVPGAVVLLRTPQGTYRAIVGTSERGSTTPPRTSDHFRIASNTKTMTAALIMLLAQEGKLRLTDPVSAYVPGVPGGAHITLAQLLKMRSGLYNYTGAPELATALDADPGKARTPQQMLDIAFRHPPNFAPGASYEYSNTNYVLLGLVAEKAGGRPLAQQLRDRLFTPLGLKGTSLPAADDRSLPEPAAHGYMYGGSVYALADDPYPAAIREAAESGKLKPLDYTRQNPSYAGAAGGAVSTADDLATWIRALVRGTVLDPASQRQWLHSPQAENPAAPDGQKYGYGIAYQHLGRNIELYYHGGELPGFNSFMGHDPANDVTLVIWTNLTVAPDGRTTAQALLPTVLNQIYTGLDLPA; this is encoded by the coding sequence ATGAGGACCTCCCGAGCACGCCGGAACACGGCCCTGCTGGCACCTTGTGCGGCCCTGCTGATCGCGGGCGCCGGCCTTCCGCTCGCTCCGTCCGCCGCCCCGGCACTCGCCGACCCCTCGCCCGCCCCCGTCCCCGCGGCGACGATGACCGCCCCCGCCCCCACCCGGATCCCCCCGCCCCTGAAACCGATCGAGCCGGCTGCCTTCCAGGCCACCGTCGAGCGCGCGGCGAAGAAGCTGTCGGTGCCCGGCGCCGTGGTGCTGCTCCGCACCCCGCAGGGCACGTACCGGGCGATCGTCGGCACGTCCGAGCGGGGCAGCACCACGCCGCCGCGGACGAGCGACCACTTCCGGATCGCCTCCAACACCAAGACCATGACGGCGGCGCTGATCATGCTCCTCGCCCAGGAGGGCAAGCTGCGGCTGACCGACCCGGTCTCCGCCTACGTCCCCGGAGTGCCGGGTGGCGCCCACATCACCCTCGCCCAGCTGCTGAAGATGCGCAGCGGGCTCTACAACTACACCGGCGCACCCGAACTCGCGACCGCACTGGACGCCGACCCGGGCAAGGCCCGGACCCCGCAGCAGATGCTGGACATCGCCTTCCGGCACCCGCCGAACTTCGCCCCCGGAGCGTCCTACGAGTACAGCAACACCAACTACGTCCTGCTGGGCCTGGTCGCCGAGAAGGCCGGAGGCCGGCCCCTGGCCCAGCAGTTGCGGGACCGGCTCTTCACCCCGCTCGGGCTGAAGGGGACGTCACTGCCGGCCGCCGACGACCGCTCCCTGCCCGAGCCCGCCGCGCACGGCTACATGTACGGCGGCTCGGTCTACGCCCTGGCCGACGACCCCTACCCCGCCGCCATCCGCGAGGCGGCGGAGTCCGGGAAGCTGAAGCCCCTGGACTACACGCGCCAGAACCCCTCCTACGCCGGCGCGGCGGGCGGGGCCGTATCCACCGCGGACGACCTGGCCACCTGGATCCGCGCCCTGGTGAGGGGCACGGTGCTGGACCCGGCGTCCCAGCGGCAGTGGCTGCACAGCCCGCAGGCGGAGAACCCGGCGGCTCCCGACGGCCAGAAGTACGGCTACGGCATCGCCTACCAGCACCTCGGCCGGAACATCGAGCTGTACTACCACGGCGGTGAACTCCCGGGCTTCAACTCCTTCATGGGCCACGACCCGGCCAACGACGTCACGCTCGTCATCTGGACCAACCTGACCGTGGCCCCGGACGGCCGCACCACCGCCCAGGCCCTGCTGCCCACCGTGCTCAACCAGATCTACACCGGGCTCGATCTCCCGGCCTAG
- a CDS encoding GNAT family N-acetyltransferase: MSFSTYLREGEHVGLRPFRLADGPEFTARVHESRHLHHPWLNPPATIEEYEAYATPLIEAAGRVGFLVCERGTGAIAGFVNVNNIVYGAFDCGALGYGAFAHSAGRGLFREALRLVVAHAFTPGGGGGGGLGLHRLEANIQPGNAASLALVRGAGFRKEGFSPDFLFVDGAWRDHERWAITADMPVA; encoded by the coding sequence ATGTCCTTTTCCACGTACCTCCGCGAGGGGGAGCACGTCGGGCTGCGGCCCTTCCGGCTCGCCGACGGCCCCGAGTTCACCGCACGGGTGCACGAGAGCCGGCACCTGCACCACCCCTGGCTGAACCCGCCCGCGACGATCGAGGAGTACGAGGCGTACGCGACCCCGCTCATCGAGGCGGCCGGCCGGGTGGGCTTCCTGGTCTGCGAGCGCGGGACCGGGGCCATCGCGGGCTTCGTCAACGTCAACAACATCGTCTACGGGGCCTTCGACTGCGGGGCCCTCGGCTACGGCGCCTTCGCGCACTCCGCCGGGCGGGGCCTGTTCCGGGAGGCGCTGCGGCTCGTGGTGGCGCACGCCTTCACCCCCGGGGGCGGGGGCGGTGGCGGCCTGGGGCTGCACCGGCTGGAGGCCAACATCCAGCCGGGCAACGCGGCCTCCCTCGCGCTGGTCCGCGGGGCCGGGTTCCGGAAGGAGGGGTTCTCGCCGGACTTCCTCTTCGTCGACGGGGCCTGGCGGGACCACGAGCGCTGGGCGATCACCGCCGACATGCCCGTCGCGTAG
- a CDS encoding DUF5107 domain-containing protein produces MATTVRRAVLNLPAAPLGPENPLPVLRAPADAHTLDERSREGLPRDMARQIGYEPLRSLLPVRLRDGYRRRRQEREFEAVVLENAHLRVTVLPGLGGRVHSLVHVPTGRELLYRNPVFQPANFALNGAWFSGGIEWNIGATGHTTLSCAPLHAALVPAPDGGVMVRLWEWERLRDLPFQVDLWLPGDSEFLYVGVRVRNPHERPAPVYWWSNIAVPEDPGTRVLAPADEAWHFGYERSLRRIPVPRWEDQDRTYPLRSEYPADFFYEVPEGTRPWIASLDAGGRGLVQTSTARLLGRKLFVWGSGEGGRRWQEWLTEPGTGGYAEIQAGLARTQLEHVRLEAGAEFSWLEAYGPLAADPGPVHGPDWAAARGAAEAALAAALPPERVEEAYGAWRGCADTEPGERLATGSGWGALEVLCGGFELPGTPFEEAGLGEAQAPWLELWRTGVFPAPRRVAPPGPSLVAPHWRDMLETAPADPLTEYHLGVAQWHAGDVAQAVRSWERGLALAPSRWPLLRCLAVADALAGDPARAAQRYAEAFEDLAEESRGGEQWTAAESALGREAMTTLLAAGRLPAARAVWDRLRPALREEGRFRLLAARLLAAEGHVGAARRVFEDGFELPDLREGDEILSEVWSRITHRPLPATYNFRMRPPT; encoded by the coding sequence ATGGCCACCACCGTCCGCCGCGCCGTACTGAACCTGCCCGCAGCCCCGTTGGGCCCCGAGAACCCTCTGCCCGTCCTGCGCGCACCCGCCGACGCGCACACCCTCGACGAGCGGTCGCGCGAGGGCCTGCCGCGCGACATGGCCCGGCAGATCGGGTACGAGCCGCTGCGCTCGCTGCTGCCCGTACGGCTGCGGGACGGATACCGACGGCGCCGGCAGGAGCGCGAGTTCGAGGCCGTCGTCCTGGAGAACGCGCACCTGCGGGTCACCGTGCTGCCCGGGCTCGGCGGCCGCGTCCACTCCCTCGTGCACGTGCCCACCGGCCGTGAACTCCTCTACCGCAACCCGGTGTTCCAGCCCGCCAACTTCGCCCTCAACGGCGCCTGGTTCTCGGGCGGCATCGAGTGGAACATCGGCGCCACCGGCCACACCACCCTCTCCTGCGCCCCGCTGCACGCCGCGCTCGTCCCGGCACCCGACGGGGGCGTGATGGTCCGGCTGTGGGAGTGGGAGCGCCTGCGCGACCTGCCCTTCCAGGTGGACCTGTGGCTGCCGGGGGACTCCGAGTTCCTCTACGTCGGCGTCCGCGTCCGCAATCCCCACGAGCGGCCCGCCCCCGTCTACTGGTGGTCCAACATCGCCGTCCCGGAGGACCCCGGCACCCGCGTCCTCGCCCCCGCCGACGAGGCCTGGCACTTCGGGTACGAGCGGTCGCTGCGCCGGATCCCCGTGCCGCGGTGGGAGGACCAGGACCGTACGTACCCGCTGCGCAGCGAGTACCCGGCCGACTTCTTCTACGAGGTCCCGGAGGGGACCCGGCCGTGGATCGCCTCGCTGGACGCCGGGGGGCGCGGGCTCGTCCAGACGTCCACGGCCCGGCTGCTCGGGCGCAAGCTGTTCGTCTGGGGCTCGGGGGAAGGCGGCCGGCGCTGGCAGGAGTGGCTGACCGAGCCCGGAACGGGGGGCTACGCCGAGATCCAGGCCGGGCTCGCGCGGACCCAGCTGGAGCACGTACGGCTGGAGGCCGGGGCGGAGTTCAGCTGGCTGGAGGCGTACGGACCGCTGGCCGCGGACCCGGGGCCGGTGCACGGCCCCGACTGGGCGGCCGCGCGCGGCGCCGCGGAGGCGGCCCTGGCCGCGGCCCTGCCCCCGGAGCGGGTCGAGGAGGCGTACGGGGCGTGGCGCGGGTGCGCCGACACGGAACCCGGGGAGCGGCTGGCGACGGGCTCGGGCTGGGGCGCGCTGGAGGTGCTGTGCGGCGGGTTCGAGCTGCCCGGCACCCCGTTCGAGGAAGCGGGGCTCGGCGAGGCCCAGGCGCCCTGGCTGGAGCTGTGGCGCACCGGGGTCTTCCCCGCGCCGCGCAGGGTGGCGCCGCCGGGGCCCAGCCTGGTCGCCCCGCACTGGCGGGACATGCTGGAGACGGCTCCGGCGGATCCGCTGACCGAGTACCACCTGGGCGTGGCCCAGTGGCACGCGGGCGACGTCGCGCAGGCGGTGCGCAGCTGGGAGCGGGGGCTGGCGCTGGCGCCCTCGCGGTGGCCGCTGCTGCGCTGCCTGGCGGTGGCGGACGCGCTGGCCGGGGACCCGGCGCGGGCGGCGCAGCGGTACGCCGAGGCCTTCGAGGACCTGGCCGAGGAGAGCCGGGGCGGGGAGCAGTGGACGGCCGCGGAGTCGGCGCTGGGGCGGGAGGCGATGACGACGCTGCTGGCGGCAGGCCGGCTGCCGGCGGCGCGGGCGGTGTGGGACCGGCTGCGGCCGGCGCTGCGCGAGGAGGGCCGCTTCCGGCTGCTGGCCGCGCGGCTGCTGGCGGCGGAGGGGCACGTGGGCGCGGCCCGCCGGGTGTTCGAGGACGGATTCGAACTCCCGGACCTCCGTGAGGGCGACGAGATCCTGTCGGAGGTCTGGTCCCGCATAACGCACCGGCCGCTCCCCGCGACGTACAACTTCCGCATGCGCCCGCCGACGTAG